One genomic segment of bacterium includes these proteins:
- the mgtE gene encoding magnesium transporter: MLSKLLMPEIESLIAERKLSILKEILADWTPADIADLIIDLPEHDKVIVFRVLPVDLATDTFEHLEFDTQEELLKAMGNEEVAAILNDMSPDDRTALLEELPGTSAKRLIQLLSAEERKIAQTLLGYPENSVGRLMTPDYIAIKQDWTVGETLDYIRKNGEDKETLNVIYVIDDKGKLIDDIRIREVILSPLDRKVIDLMDENFTSLNVHDDQETAVEVFKKYDRVVLPVVDNHGILIGIVTVDDVLDVAEEEATEDIQKIAGVTALEEPFHTIPLLSLFKKRVLWLTLLFIAQILTAIAMGFFENEISKAVVLSIFIPLVISSGGNSGSQAATLVIRAMAVGEITLSDWWLIMRREILSGLMLGSILGIIGFLQVAILTNVFHVISSHWILIGITVFFSLIGIVLWGTISGSMLPFILKKLGADPATSSAPLIATLCDVTGLVIYFSVAVLVLSGTLL; encoded by the coding sequence ATGCTCAGCAAATTGCTAATGCCAGAAATAGAGTCTCTTATTGCTGAGAGAAAACTAAGCATACTCAAGGAAATCCTTGCTGATTGGACACCTGCCGACATTGCCGACCTGATAATTGATCTTCCTGAACACGATAAAGTAATAGTCTTTCGCGTACTTCCCGTTGATCTTGCAACAGATACATTCGAGCATCTTGAATTCGATACACAGGAAGAACTTCTTAAAGCAATGGGTAATGAAGAAGTTGCTGCAATACTTAACGATATGTCTCCCGATGACAGAACAGCATTACTTGAAGAATTACCCGGTACGTCTGCAAAAAGATTAATTCAGTTATTATCAGCTGAAGAGAGAAAAATTGCCCAGACATTGTTAGGTTATCCGGAGAACAGCGTCGGTCGATTGATGACGCCGGATTACATCGCTATCAAACAGGATTGGACGGTTGGGGAGACACTTGACTATATTCGCAAAAACGGTGAAGACAAGGAAACTCTTAATGTAATTTATGTGATAGATGATAAAGGTAAGTTGATTGATGATATCAGAATCAGAGAGGTAATTCTTTCTCCATTGGATAGGAAAGTAATTGATTTGATGGACGAAAATTTCACAAGCTTAAATGTACACGATGACCAGGAAACTGCTGTAGAGGTTTTTAAAAAGTACGATCGCGTAGTTCTGCCGGTAGTTGATAATCACGGAATCTTGATCGGCATTGTTACTGTTGACGACGTTCTCGATGTTGCTGAAGAAGAAGCAACCGAAGATATTCAGAAGATCGCAGGTGTTACTGCATTAGAAGAGCCATTTCATACAATTCCGCTTTTATCTTTGTTTAAGAAACGAGTACTATGGTTAACGCTTTTATTCATAGCACAGATACTGACTGCAATAGCGATGGGATTTTTTGAAAATGAGATAAGCAAGGCCGTGGTTCTTTCGATTTTCATTCCGCTCGTAATTTCCAGTGGAGGAAATTCAGGTTCGCAGGCAGCAACACTTGTTATCAGAGCAATGGCTGTTGGGGAAATTACTCTGTCTGATTGGTGGCTGATAATGCGTCGTGAAATTCTATCTGGTCTAATGCTTGGCAGCATTTTAGGAATTATCGGTTTTCTGCAGGTTGCAATTTTAACGAATGTTTTTCACGTTATTTCTTCTCACTGGATACTGATTGGTATAACGGTTTTCTTTTCGCTTATTGGAATTGTTCTCTGGGGAACGATCTCCGGCTCAATGCTTCCGTTTATTTTGAAAAAGCTCGGTGCTGATCCTGCAACTTCTTCAGCGCCATTAATAGCAACTCTTTGTGATGTAACAGGGCTTGTAATTTACTTTTCAGTGGCAGTATTGGTTTTAAGCGGGACTTTACTGTAA
- the rfbA gene encoding glucose-1-phosphate thymidylyltransferase RfbA — MNKTNVKGIILAGGSGSRLYPITKVYSKQLALIYDKPLIYYPLSILMLGGIRDVLIISNSETIPLYQKLFGDGKNLGMNFEYVIQPEPKGIAQAFILGEKFIGKDMSCLILGDNIFYGKLEFFYKALQAEKGATIFGYKVNDPERYGIVEFDNVGKVISIEEKPSKPKSHYAVPGLYIYDNRVIEISKNLKPSARGELEITDVNKAYLEMNELYVEKIGRGVAWLDTGTPEALLAASNFFGVIEDRQGLKVACIEEIAYLRGFIDRKQFEKLVSEIPKSLYREYLEKVVAES; from the coding sequence ATGAATAAAACAAACGTAAAAGGGATAATTCTCGCTGGCGGCTCCGGTTCCCGGCTTTATCCAATAACCAAAGTTTACAGCAAACAGCTTGCACTAATTTATGATAAGCCACTCATTTACTATCCTCTTTCAATTTTAATGCTCGGCGGGATAAGAGATGTGCTCATCATTTCAAATTCAGAAACAATTCCTCTGTATCAAAAACTTTTTGGCGATGGGAAAAATCTCGGAATGAATTTCGAATATGTAATTCAACCCGAACCGAAAGGAATTGCACAGGCATTTATTCTTGGTGAAAAATTTATCGGGAAGGATATGTCCTGTCTTATTCTCGGCGATAATATTTTTTATGGAAAGCTTGAATTTTTCTACAAAGCACTTCAAGCTGAAAAAGGCGCAACAATATTCGGCTACAAAGTAAACGATCCTGAGAGATATGGAATTGTGGAATTCGATAATGTCGGTAAAGTAATTTCCATCGAAGAAAAACCCTCAAAACCAAAATCTCATTATGCTGTTCCCGGTTTGTACATTTATGATAACCGAGTAATTGAGATTTCTAAAAATTTAAAACCTTCTGCTCGTGGTGAACTGGAAATTACTGACGTTAATAAAGCTTACCTTGAAATGAATGAGCTTTATGTTGAAAAAATCGGAAGAGGGGTTGCGTGGCTGGATACCGGAACACCCGAAGCATTACTTGCTGCTTCAAATTTCTTTGGTGTAATTGAAGACAGACAGGGATTAAAAGTTGCGTGCATTGAAGAGATTGCGTATCTGCGCGGATTCATTGACAGAAAACAATTTGAAAAGTTAGTCAGCGAAATCCCGAAATCACTTTACAGAGAATACCTGGAAAAAGTTGTCGCGGAGTCTTAG
- the rfbC gene encoding dTDP-4-dehydrorhamnose 3,5-epimerase: MKISKTEITGLLIIEPDVFNDDRGYFFESYSKQRYEDFGIPDDFVQDNYSKSKKGTVRGLHYQVGDKAQGKLCQVIEGEVLDVAVDIRFGSPTFGKYFSIILNSDKKTQLWIPTGFAHGFSVLSDDAIFAYKCSNYYSKAHERSILYNDADLNIDWKVDSPIVSEKDLKAKKFKDIEKDFFYNQE; the protein is encoded by the coding sequence TTGAAAATTTCTAAAACAGAAATTACCGGATTACTTATCATCGAACCGGATGTTTTCAATGATGATCGTGGCTACTTTTTCGAGTCATACAGCAAACAGCGGTACGAAGATTTTGGAATACCTGATGATTTTGTTCAGGATAATTATTCTAAATCAAAGAAAGGTACAGTCAGAGGTTTGCATTACCAGGTTGGAGATAAAGCGCAGGGAAAACTTTGCCAGGTGATAGAAGGCGAAGTTCTTGATGTTGCAGTTGATATTAGGTTTGGTTCGCCGACTTTCGGAAAATATTTTTCAATTATTCTTAACTCAGACAAGAAAACTCAACTGTGGATACCAACAGGATTTGCACACGGATTCTCCGTTCTTTCCGATGATGCAATCTTTGCTTATAAGTGCAGCAACTACTACAGCAAAGCACACGAACGATCCATCCTGTATAATGATGCTGATTTGAATATTGATTGGAAAGTTGATAGTCCTATTGTTTCAGAAAAAGATTTGAAAGCTAAAAAGTTTAAAGACATTGAAAAGGATTTTTTTTATAATCAGGAATAA
- a CDS encoding DegT/DnrJ/EryC1/StrS family aminotransferase yields MKVPLLDLKPQYHSLKKELDDAVLRVAESQYFILGPEVENMEKEFCQYLKCKHAIGVSSGTDALLLALMAIDIKPGDEVIVPTYSFFATAGVVSRLNAVPVLTDIDPVTFNIDPEDFKKKITPKTKAVIPVHLYGQSADLEPIVKIAKEKNIFVIEDAAQAIGTEYKDGKCVGTIGDIGCFSFFPSKNLGGYGDGGLVTTNNDDLAYMLRIKRVHGGEQKYYHKVIGGNFRIDALQSAVLRVKLPHLDKWSEKRRANAEYYNKLFKEAGLAEETGKTKFDEKNKVLLPKASYKNVSGLKNYHIYNQYIIRAQNRDGLKKFLTENEIGNEIYYPVPFHLQECFVNLNHKKGDFPESEMASETSLAIPIYPELSKEQQEFVVQKIKEFVHSK; encoded by the coding sequence ATGAAAGTCCCACTGCTCGATTTAAAACCACAATATCATTCACTTAAAAAAGAACTTGACGACGCTGTACTCCGTGTTGCCGAGTCGCAGTATTTTATTCTCGGACCCGAAGTCGAGAATATGGAAAAAGAGTTTTGTCAATACTTAAAGTGCAAACATGCAATTGGTGTTTCCTCTGGAACGGATGCTCTTCTTCTTGCTTTAATGGCAATTGATATAAAACCCGGTGATGAAGTGATCGTTCCAACTTATTCTTTCTTCGCAACAGCCGGTGTTGTTTCCAGATTGAATGCTGTGCCGGTATTAACTGATATTGATCCCGTTACATTCAACATTGATCCGGAAGATTTTAAGAAAAAAATAACACCAAAAACCAAAGCTGTCATTCCTGTTCATCTTTATGGACAGAGTGCCGATCTTGAACCAATAGTTAAAATTGCAAAAGAGAAAAACATTTTTGTAATTGAAGATGCAGCACAAGCAATCGGAACAGAATACAAAGATGGAAAGTGTGTTGGAACAATTGGAGATATCGGATGCTTTTCATTTTTCCCGAGTAAGAATCTTGGCGGATACGGCGACGGCGGATTGGTTACAACAAATAACGATGATCTTGCATATATGCTTCGAATAAAAAGAGTGCACGGAGGAGAGCAGAAATATTATCATAAAGTTATCGGTGGAAATTTCAGGATTGATGCCTTGCAGTCGGCTGTTCTGAGAGTGAAACTTCCACATCTGGACAAATGGTCAGAAAAAAGAAGAGCGAATGCTGAATATTATAACAAGCTATTTAAAGAAGCAGGCCTGGCTGAAGAAACAGGAAAAACAAAGTTTGATGAGAAGAATAAAGTTCTTCTTCCAAAGGCATCGTATAAAAATGTTTCCGGCCTCAAAAATTATCACATTTACAATCAATATATAATCAGAGCTCAGAACAGAGATGGATTGAAAAAATTCCTCACTGAAAATGAAATCGGAAATGAAATTTATTATCCTGTTCCATTTCATCTGCAGGAATGTTTTGTAAACCTGAATCATAAAAAGGGTGATTTCCCCGAATCGGAAATGGCCAGTGAAACTTCACTTGCAATTCCAATTTACCCCGAGCTTTCTAAGGAACAGCAGGAGTTTGTTGTCCAGAAAATTAAGGAATTTGTTCACAGTAAATGA